One Pseudoliparis swirei isolate HS2019 ecotype Mariana Trench unplaced genomic scaffold, NWPU_hadal_v1 hadal_25, whole genome shotgun sequence genomic region harbors:
- the riok1 gene encoding serine/threonine-protein kinase RIO1, producing the protein MSLASGVPGQFDDAEEVSDQSELLAATHQSSDVTLQSSSDRQQEEYDDEDDDDDEDDEEEEEWAWFSAGGDLTKRYNRTAVSFQSNRQNPSNKTLRSTPSDKALRKYEHKINLDKLNFADSVINKVTTMQKQKDASTYRVKDKADRATVEQVLDPRTRMILFKMLSRGVICEINGCISTGKEANVYHASTSSGESRAIKIYKTSILLFKDRDKYVSGEFRFRHGYCKGNPRKMVRTWAEKEMRNLIRLQTAGIPSPEPKLLRSHVLLMSFIGKDDMPAPLLKNAALSESKACQLYLQVLQNMRKMFQEARLVHADLSEFNMLYHDGDAYIIDVSQSVEHDHPHALEFLRKDCSNVSDFFMKRGVAVMTVRELFDFITDPSITCHNMDQYLEKAMAIAAERAPGQRTHQDGVDEEVFMKAYIPRTLTEVSHYERDVDLMRMKEEEAAIFGHADNVLYQTLTGLRKDLTGVQTVPALLENDLSSSSEEEEEEEEEEEEEEKSEEAQMDKKEKKKMVKEAQREKRTTKVPKHVKRRKEKVSKIKKGK; encoded by the exons ATGTCGCTGGCCAGCGGAGTACCTGGACAGTTTGATGACGCAGAGGAGGTCAG TGACCAATCGGAGCTGTTGGCTGCAACACATCAAAGCAGTGATGTCACTCTACAGTCTTCATCAGACCGACAACAGGAGGAAtatgatgatgaagacgatgatgatgatgaagatgatgaggaggaggaggagtgggcgtggTTTTCTGCAGGAGGAGATCTCACCAAAAGATACAACAGGACAGCTGTCAGCTTCCAG TCTAACAGACAGAATCCGTCCAATAAGACGCTGCGGTCGACACCGTCTGATAAAGCTCTGAGGAAGTATGAACACAAGATCAACCTGg ATAAACTGAATTTCGCCGACTCAGTGATCAACAAAGTGACGACGATGCAGAAACAGAAAGACGCCTCCAC GTACCGAGTGAAGGACAAAGCCGACCGAGCCACCGTGGAACAG gTCCTAGATCCTCGAACTCGAATGATTCTCTTCAAGATGTTAAGTCGAGGAGTCATCTGTGAAATCAACGGCTGCATCAGCACCgggaaggag GCCAACGTGTACCACGCCAGCACCTCCTCCGGAGAGAGCAGAGCCATCAAGATCTACAAGACGTCCATCCTGCTGTTCAAGGACAGGGACAAATACGTCAGTGGAGAGTTCAG GTTCCGTCATGGTTACTGTAAAGGAAATCCCAGGAAGATGGTGAGGACCTGGGCcgagaaggagatgaggaacCTCATCAG GCTGCAGACGGCAGGAATCCCGAGTCCAGAACCAAAGCTGCTCAGAAGTCACGTTCTGCTGATGAGCTTCATTGGAAAAGACGACAT GCCGGCTCCTCTGTTGAAGAACGCGGCGCTGTCGGAGTCCAAGGCGTGCCAGCTGTACCTGCAGGTTCTCCAGAACATGAGGAAGATGTTCCAGGAGGCCCGCCTGGTCCACGCCGACCTCAGCGAGTTCAACATGCT GTATCACGACGGAGACGCCTACATCATCGACGTGTCCCAGTCGGTGGAGCACGACCACCCGCACGCCCTGGAGTTCCTCCGCAAGGACTGCAGCAACGTCAGCG ACTTCTTCATGAAGCGTGGCGTCGCGGTGATGACGGTCAGGGAGCTGTTTGACTTCATCACCGACCCGTCCATCACCTGCCACAACATGGACCAGTACCTGGAGAAg GCCATGGCGATCGCGGCGGAGCGGGCGCCGGGCCAGCGGACGCATCAGGACGGAGTggacgaggag gtGTTTATGAAGGCCTACATCCCCCGCACGCTGACGGAGGTGAGTCACTACGAGCGAGACGTTGACCTGatgaggatgaaggaggaggaggcggccatCTTTGGACACGCCGACAAC GTTCTGTACCAGACGCTCACCGGACTGAGGAAGGATCTGACTGGAGTTCAAACG GTTCCTGCTCTGCTGGAGAACGACCTATCTTcatcctcggaggaggaggaggaggaggaggaggaggaagaggaggaggagaagagtgaGGAAGCCCAGATGGACAAAAAG gagaagaagaagatggtgaAAGAAgctcagagagagaagagaaccaCCAAAGTACCAAAACAcgtgaagaggaggaaagagaaggtgTCCAAGATTAAGAAGGGCAAATGA
- the cdyl gene encoding chromodomain Y-like protein: MATEEFYEVERIVDKRKTKKGNVEYLVRWRGYGSEGDTWEPEGHLSTCMIYVHDFNRQSAEWQRDNTLLRSTRSIASPRYGAAHRAPCRPTAHSDLVGGPAAGCDLVKPTRTAPAGRFTSILMSPAGSARRGVDLSKTGIKILVPKSPMNSRLDSEDSPGEAAHGLEAGAQDAHLVPPEVALLEKPAGVQLGPGEERARMGTRPRGPNALPSPRVPVTPAAMRSLSSTGNAALMEAVAANGMSGVQSAVTGATGKRRLEERSAFDKRLRFSVRQTESAYRYRDIVVKKQDGFTHILLSTKSSENNTLNPEVMKEIQSAMATAASDDSKLVLLGAVGSVFCCGLDFLYFIRRLTEDRKKESIKMAETIRTFVNTFIQFRKPIVAAVNGPAHGLGAAILPLCDVVWANEKAWFQTPYASYGQTPDACSSFTFPRIMGLASANELLLGGRKLTAQEACLKGLVSQVLWPGTFTQEVLLRVKELVAVDPQVLRESKALVRNASRSALEQANERECEALKRVWGSLQGTDSILQCLQRSTELC; the protein is encoded by the exons ATGGCGACGGAGGAGTTCTacgag GTGGAGCGCATCGTGGACAAGAGGAAGACCAAAAAGGGGAATGTGGAGTACCTGGTCCGGTGGAGAGGTTACGGTTCAGAGGGAGACACCTGGGAGCCCGAGGGCCACCTGTCCACCTGTATGATCTACGTCCACGACTTCAACCGGCAGTCGGCCGAGTGGCAGAGAGACAACACGCTACTGCGCTCCACCCGCAGCATCGCCAGCCCCCGCTACGGCGCCGCCCACAGGGCGCCCTGCAGGCCCACGGCTCACAGCGACCTCGTCGGAGGACCGGCGGCGGGCTGCGATCTGGTGAAGCCGACTCGCACGGCCCCCGCCGGCCGCTTCACCAGCATTCTCATGTCTCCGGCCGGCTCGGCCCGCCGCGGCGTGGACCTGTCCAAGACCGGCATCAAGATCCTGGTCCCGAAGAGTCCGATGAACAGCCGCCTGGACTCGGAGGACTCCCCCGGCGAGGCGGCTCACGGTCTGGAGGCCGGAGCTCAGGACGCTCACCTGGTCCCACCTGAGGTCGCCTTGCTGGAGAAACCTGCTGGGGTCCAGTTGGgacctggagaggagagggcccGCATGGGGACCAGACCCCGCGGCCCAAACGCCCTGCCGTCGCCTCGAGTACCTGTCACTCCTGCTGCCATGCGCTCCCTCAGCAGCACgg GTAACGCAGCGTTGATGGAGGCTGTCGCCGCCAATGGGATGTCAGGTGTGCAGAGTGCCGTCACCGGGGCAACGGGGAAGAGGCGTCTGGAGGAACGTTCCGCTTTCGACAAGCGTCTGAGGTTCAGTGTCCGTCAAACCGAGAGCGCTTACCGCTACCGGGACATCGTGGTGAAGAAACAAGATGGCTTCACTCACATCCTGCTGTCCACCAAGAGCTCCGAGAACAACACGCTCAACCCTGAg GTGATGAAGGAGATCCAGAGTGCGATGGCCACGGCAGCATCGGATGACAGTAAGCTGGTGTTACTCGGCGCCGTGGGAAGCGTGTTCTGCTGCGGCCTGGACTTCCTGTACTTCATCAGGCGGCTGACGGAGGACAGGAAGAAGGAGAGCATCAAGATGGCTGAAACCATCAG GACCTTCGTCAACACCTTCATCCAGTTCAGGAAGCCGATCGTGGCGGCAGTCAATGGCCCGGCGCACGGCCTCGGCGCCGCCATCCTGCCCCTCTGCGACGTGGTGTGGGCCAATGAAAAGGCTTGGTTCCAGACGCCATACGCGTCCTACGGCCAGACGCCAGACGCATGCTCATCCTTCACCTTCCCCCGGATCATGGGCCTCGCCTCG GCCAACGAGCTGCTCCTGGGGGGCAGGAAGCTGACGGCCCAGGAGGCGTGTCTTAAGGGGCTGGTGTCTCAGGTGCTGTGGCCGGGGACCTTCACCCAGGAGGTGCTGCTGCGCGTGAAGGAGCTGGTGGCCGTGGACCCGCAG GTCCTGCGGGAGTCTAAAGCCCTGGTGAGGAACGCCAGCCGCAGTGCCCTGGAGCAAGCCAACGAGCGCGAGTGTGAAGCCCTGAAGAGGGTTTGGGGCTCCTTGCAGGGAACAGACTCCATCCTGCAGTGTCTGCAGAGGAGCACCGAGCTCTGctag
- the rpp40 gene encoding ribonuclease P protein subunit p40 — MFGDLERTPRTLLVCERSSFLDEKNRLSSQVEQLHFNYKVSMLLPECSSAPSHLEAVFNSMDSFYLIRKLPIHELLDQHFLETAVHQGRVSGLSYGTRIDEDNCVALTPNGHLSLSLDKDSFEVLGVEGKPSRFSQRTGSRFVVSVDLTDSSMAPGGRGHQRLVTGLRSRLQLKTDFLLSRPPGGGASLRALLSRYDWSEHKPEIRSHTLTDLPSPLLTSDLQSCDPHRLLEWLGAVDAHVDCENSSSSFLSTLVCPEPRTRISRALRVSVCGLLRPQDVHRLIQQIRSYLDQPREEKWASLTVHGFVDSPVSWGDEEHGVLSGGDHFYSLLLFPDQSYQIHLATGAQDSCPP; from the exons ATGTTCGGAGATCTGGAGCGGACCCCCCGGACCCTGCTGGTCTGCGAGCGGTCCAGTTTCCTGGACGAGAAGAACCGGCTGAGCTCTCAGGTGGAGCAGCTGCACTTCAACTACAAG GTGTCCATGCTGCTGCCTgagtgtagctccgccccctctcacctgGAAGCTGTATTTAACAGTATGGACAGTTTCTACCTGATCAGGAAGCTGCCCATCCACGAGCTGCTGGACCAGCACTTCCTGGAGACTGCTGTGCACCAAG GTCGTGTCTCTGGCCTGTCTTACGGGACGAGGATCGACGAGGACAACTGTGTCGCCCTGACGCCAAACG gtcacctgtctctctctctggataaAGACTCCTTTGAGGTGTTGGGAGTTGAAGGGAAGCCGTCGAGGTTCAGCCAGCGAACTGGCAGCCGCTTCG TGGTATCTGTCGACTTGACGGACAGCAGCATGGCTcctggggggcggggccaccagAGGCTGGTCACAGGTCTGAGGTCACGCCTCCAACTGAAGACCGACTTCCTGCTGTCACGTCCTCCAG ggggcggagcctctctgCGTGCCCTCCTGTCTCGTTATGATTGGTCGGAGCACAAACCTGAGATCAGAAGCCACACCCTGACAGACCTGCCCAGCcccctgctgacctctgacctgcagtCATGTGACCCCCACCGCCTGCTGGAGTGGCTCGGGGCCGTGGACGCCCACGTCGACTG TGAGAACTCGTCCAGCAGCTTCCTGTCCACACTGGTCTGTCCTGAGCCCAGGACCAGGATCAGTCGAGCTCTGAGGGTCTCCGTCTGCGGACTGCTGCGTCCTCAAGACGTCCACCGACTCATCCAGCAGATCAG GTCTTACCTGGACCAGCCTCGGGAGGAGAAGTGGGCGTCGCTGACGGTTCATGGTTTCGTTGACAGTCCGGTCTCATGGGGGGACGAAGAGCACGGAGTCCTGAGCGGAGGAGACCACTTCTACAGCCTGCTGCTGTTCCCGGACCAGAGCTACCAGATCCACCTGGCTACGGGGGCCCAGGACTCCTGCCCCCCATGA